The following are from one region of the Salvia splendens isolate huo1 chromosome 2, SspV2, whole genome shotgun sequence genome:
- the LOC121760849 gene encoding putative E3 ubiquitin-protein ligase XBAT31, with the protein MGQGMSCSSSEEQGLFSAVQLGDLEMFEAILKRDSSLIHHSTVYDRNSPLHIAAANGQIEILSLILDRSVKPDVLNRHKQTPLMLAAMHGKISCVEKLIEAGANILMFDTLNGRTCLHYSAYYGRSDCLEAILSAARASHVSASWGYSRFVNIRDSKGATPLHLAARQRRPQCVHILLDNGALVCASTGGYSFPGSTPLHLAARGGSLDCIRELLAWGADRLQRDASGRIPYVVASRYRHGACAALLNPSSAEPLVWPSPLKFISELNQEAKALLEQALMEANRERENIILKGTVYSHPSPSASDSGIDDDISEASETDLCCICFDQVCTIEVQGCGHRMCARCTLALCCHNKPKPTTSCPTVPVCPFCRSDIVKLVVAKLRDENDIERDINASKPRKSWRSRNLSEGSSSFKSLSAVGSFGKMSRGSGRIAAEDELLDKPLNLET; encoded by the exons aTGGGCCAGGGCATGAGCTGCAGTAGCAGTGAGGAGCAAGGGCTGTTCAGTGCAGTGCAGTTGGGGGATTTGGAAATGTTTGAAGCCATTTTGAAAAGggattcatctctcattcatcacTCCACTGTTTATGATCGTAACTCTCCTCTGCATATCGCTGCCGCTAATGGCCAGATCGAG ATTCTTTCATTGATTCTCGACCGATCCGTGAAACCGGATGTGTTAAATCGGCACAAACAG ACTCCACTGATGCTGGCTGCAATGCATGGCAAGATCTCCTGTGTGGAGAAGCTAATCGAGGCTGGTGCCAAT ATTTTGATGTTTGATACTCTTAATGGAAGAACCTGCTTGCACTATTCGGCCTACTACGGCCGTTCTGATTGCCTCGAGGCCATTCTATCCGCTGCTCGAGCCTCCCACGTCTCAGCTTCGTG GGGATACTCTCGTTTCGTGAACATTAGGGATAGCAAAGGGGCAACACCGTTGCACTTGGCAGCGCGTCAAAGACGCCCTCAATGTGTTCATATCTTGTTGGATAATGGAGCCCTTGTCTGTGCTTCGACTGGTGGATATAG CTTTCCTGGTAGTACTCCCCTTCATTTGGCTGCAAGAGGTGGTTCTCTTGATTGCATCAGAGAATTGCTGGCCTGGGGCGCTGATCGACTGCAGAGAGATGCCTCAGG GAGAATACCATATGTGGTGGCTTCAAGGTATCGCCATGGAGCATGTGCGGCTCTTCTGAACCCTTCTTCTGCAGAGCCTCTTGTTTGGCCGTCACCTCTAAAATTCATCAGTGAACTCAATCAGGAGGCGAAAGCTCTATTAGAGCAAGCCTTGATGGAGGCCAacagagaaagagaaaatatcatCTTGAAGGGAACAGTGTACTCTCACCCGTCTCCATCAGCATCCGACTCtggaattgatgatgatatatCTGAG GCAAGCGAAACAGATCTTTGCTGCATATGCTTCGATCAAGTTTGCACAATCGAGGTTCAAGGATGTGGACACCGAATGTGTGCACGATGCACGCTCGCCTTGTGTTGCCACAATAAGCCCAAACCAACAACCTCTTGCCCTACTGTGCCTGTTTGCCCCTTCTGCAGGAGCGACATTGTCAAGCTCGTCGTGGCTAAGCTCAGAGACGAGAATGACATTGAGCGTGACATCAATGCCTCAAAGCCGCGTAAGTCTTGGAGGTCACGAAATTTGAGCGAGGGAAGCAGCAGCTTCAAGAGCTTATCTGCAGTGGGCTCGTTTGGCAAGATGAGCCGCGGGTCTGGCAGGATTGCAGCTGAGGACGAGCTTCTTGATAAGCCGTTGAACCTTGAAACGTAG
- the LOC121787760 gene encoding clathrin interactor EPSIN 1-like — protein MSMLGSTILKMNPKPTFHDFKKQVSFILKEKIKTARLALTDVTPAQLLAEEATNGDPGGPDTRALKMISKAAFEVDDYWRIVEILHKRLVRFDKRNWRASYKALTVVEYLLTHGPESVAQEFQKERVVITEIGRFQHVDEKGFNWGLNVRRKCDRILRLLEKGPLLKEERDKARKISRGIEGFGSFCIRTSSTHQESSSSSKTFERCNSQFNNGDVSTLTSTESDLVNTRQDDPSTSSLTESYDNQNITFGETSKLMLNEQRSELSAVYTKHHPFDETEHLTSQSLLSLKCQI, from the exons ATGTCAATGCTAGGAAGCACAATATTGAAGATGAACCCAAAACCTACATTTCATGATTTCAAGAAACAAGTTTCGTTTATACTCAAGGAGAAGATCAAAACTGCCCGTTTAGCCCTCACCGATGTCACACCAGCCCAGTT ATTGGCTGAGGAAGCTACCAACGGGGATCCGGGCGGGCCGGATACCCGAGCACTTAAGATGATATCGAAAGCGGCTTTTGAAGTGGATGATTATTGGAGAATCGTTGAAATTCTGCATAAAAG aTTGGTAAGATTTGATAAGAGAAATTGGAGGGCTTCTTACAAAGCTTTGACTGTAGTAGAATACTTGTTGACTCATGGGCCGGAGAGTGTTGCACAAGAGTTTCAAAAGGAAAGAGTTGTTATTACAGAAATAGGACGCTTTCAACATGTTGATGAAAAGGG ATTTAATTGGGGTTTGAATGTGAGGAGGAAATGCGATAGAATATTGAGGTTGCTTGAAAAAGGGCCCCTTCTGAAAGAGGAGAGAGACAAGGCTAGAAAGATATCAAGAGGGATTGAAGGATTTGGTAGCTTCTGCATTAGAACTTCATCAACTCATCaagaatcatcatcatcatcaaaaacaTTTGAAAGATGCAATTCTCAGTTCAATAATGGAGATGTTTCCACACTCACCTCAACTGAGAGCGACCTTGTTAACACAAGGCAAGACGATCCATCTACGAGTTCGTTAACTGAATCATATGATAACCAAAATATTACTTTTGGGGAGACGTCTAAGCTCATGTTAAATGAACAGAGGAGCGAGTTGTCTGCGGTATATACAAAACATCATCCATTCGATGAAACAGAACACCTAACGTCTCAGTCACTGCTTTCATTAAAATGTCAAATCTAA
- the LOC121760864 gene encoding fasciclin-like arabinogalactan protein 4: protein MAISIFISNFAPITLLLFLLLPSPISSLNITLLLSSYPSFSAFNSLLSTTGIAADLSSRSSLTLLAVPNSLLHSPSAPNIADVLRYHVLLEYLSLPDLRRIPPAGKLVATLLQTTGRASANSGSVNITVDSSSSIIFHSPASTATLLSPIKTLPYNLSILSLNSLLLPANPDLAASETRAPLGLNITTTLINGHDFNVAAAMLAASGVISEFEADEGGAGITMFVPTDEAFADLPPSAKFQSLPADRKAAVLRFHVLHSYYPLGSLESIVNPVQPTLATEQNGAGSFTLNISRVNGSVGIDTGIVQASVTQTVFDQNPIAIFGVSRVLLPREFFGRGPIQIYKPSGGGAPPPDIALSPENYDPANRLSAAAVGGGVGILWILWCTEIFLLSYQLN, encoded by the coding sequence ATGGCTATCTCAATCTTCATTTCCAATTTTGCCCCTATAACCCTCCTCCTTTTCCTCCTCCTACCCTCCCCCATTTCCTCCCTCAACATCACCCTCCTCCTCTCCTCTTACCCCTCCTTCTCCGCCTTCAATTCCCTCCTCTCCACCACCGGCATCGCTGCCGATCTCTCCTCCCGCTCCTCCCTCACCCTCCTCGCCGTCCCCAATTCCCTCCTTCACTCCCCCTCCGCCCCCAACATCGCCGACGTCCTCCGCTACCACGTCCTCCTCGAGTACCTCTCCCTCCCCGACCTCCGCCGCATCCCTCCCGCCGGCAAGCTCGTCGCCACTCTCCTTCAAACCACCGGCCGCGCCTCTGCCAATTCCGGCTCTGTCAACATCACCGTCGACTCCTCCTCCTCAATTATATTCCACTCCCCTGCCTCCACCGCCACCCTCCTCTCCCCAATCAAAACCCTACCTTACAACCTCTCCATCCTCTCCCTCAATTCGCTCCTCCTCCCGGCCAATCCCGATCTCGCTGCCTCGGAGACGCGCGCCCCGCTCGGCCTCAACATCACCACCACGCTCATTAACGGCCACGATTTCAACGTCGCCGCGGCAATGCTCGCCGCGTCAGGGGTGATTTCGGAATTCGAGGCGGACGAAGGCGGCGCCGGGATCACGATGTTCGTCCCCACCGACGAGGCCTTCGCTGACCTCCCTCCGTCGGCCAAATTCCAGTCGCTGCCGGCGGATCGGAAGGCGGCGGTGCTCAGATTCCACGTGCTCCACTCCTACTACCCGCTCGGATCGCTGGAGTCGATCGTGAACCCGGTCCAGCCCACGCTCGCCACGGAGCAGAACGGGGCGGGTAGCTTCACACTCAACATCTCCCGGGTTAACGGATCCGTTGGAATCGACACCGGAATCGTGCAGGCCTCGGTGACGCAGACGGTTTTCGATCAGAACCCAATCGCAATTTTCGGGGTTTCGAGGGTGCTGTTGCCCCGGGAATTTTTCGGGAGGGGTCCGATCCAGATCTACAAGCCTAGTGGCGGCGGAGCTCCGCCGCCTGATATTGCGCTGTCACCGGAGAATTACGATCCGGCTAATCGGTtgtcggcggcggcggtgggcgGAGGAGTGGGAATTTTGTGGATATTGTGGTGTACAGAAATATTTTTACTTTCGTATcagttaaattaa